AATACGGCAAATACGGATTGACTGACATTAAGACTTTCACGTAAGGCTTTTATGTCATGGGGTGAGATGGGTTCAACTGTCGGCTGACACAGTGCCTGTATTTCTGACATGCGACGTTTATCAATCAAACCTGACTGATGCAGTCCTTCGGCAGTTTCCAACATTTCCGCTAATAAACGACTTTGCTTATGTGCCATTTTTCCTTACCTCTTTCAATTCACCGGCATCAATTGCTCGTTGCAACTGATGTTGTTCTTGTTCTAGCCAACTTCCAGCAACGGCTTGCAAGACTCTAAGCTCTTGATCAGAAATACTGTCACGCTCATTCTTGGCAAAACCATACAGAAAGAACCATTGGCCTTTAATTTTACTGGCCACCAAAGTACGTACGCCAGAGCGCTTACCTCGACCTGGCAATGCAATACGCTTTTTGAACACATGTTCACCTAGATCAGCGTCAATCAAACCGTTATTCATTTCATCAACAGCCTGTATCAAGTCACTGTCCGTAAGCTCTGTCTTCTTTAGCCAGCGGTCAAATACTTTGGTTTTATAAATGTATATCATGGCATCATCATATCACCAAGTGAGAATATGGCGGATTGCCTCACGGCGAATCCGCCTTACGCGGGTTTGGCTTTGACGTCAACGATGCTCAGTTTGTCGCTGAGAAATTCTTTGTCGTTGTAAGGGTTGAGGATGTCGACCCAGACTAACGGTTCAGTCAGTTCTTGCGCCAGGAAAGTGTTGAGAAAGTGGATGAGCAGGTTACGGTTTTCCTCGCTACCCAGTAAGGCTTTGAACACGCAGTCTATTTTGGGGTCGATGGCATGTTGCATGGTTGACA
Above is a genomic segment from Coriobacteriia bacterium containing:
- a CDS encoding DNA-binding transcriptional regulator, giving the protein MAHKQSRLLAEMLETAEGLHQSGLIDKRRMSEIQALCQPTVEPISPHDIKALRESLNVSQSVFAVLLNTSISTVQKWEIGDKHPSGPSLKLLNIVKRHGMSALA
- a CDS encoding type II toxin-antitoxin system RelE/ParE family toxin, which translates into the protein MIYIYKTKVFDRWLKKTELTDSDLIQAVDEMNNGLIDADLGEHVFKKRIALPGRGKRSGVRTLVASKIKGQWFFLYGFAKNERDSISDQELRVLQAVAGSWLEQEQHQLQRAIDAGELKEVRKNGT
- a CDS encoding PD-(D/E)XK nuclease family transposase, which translates into the protein STMQHAIDPKIDCVFKALLGSEENRNLLIHFLNTFLAQELTEPLVWVDILNPYNDKEFLSDKLSIVDVKAKPA